In a genomic window of Chrysemys picta bellii isolate R12L10 chromosome 1, ASM1138683v2, whole genome shotgun sequence:
- the LRRC58 gene encoding leucine-rich repeat-containing protein 58: MEPQEAAGAAGGGAGLLELPRRGTGEAGAVAAELEARRSGETRRLVLSRRLSGPLPPGLARWFPALEVLDVSGTGLAALGAELLELPRLRTLLAKNNRLGGPGALPKGLGQAPLARSLRVLNLSGNRFAELPAALLGLRGLQSLSLGGNRLHSIPPEIQALNSLEFLYLGGNFITSIPPELANLPSLSYLVLSDNKIQSIPPQLAQLHSLRSLSLHNNLLTYLPREILNLVHLEELSLRGNPLVVRFVRDLTYNPPSLLELAGRTMKTRNIPYAPSDLPGNLVRYLSLASNCPNPKCGGVYFDSCVRQIKFVDFCGKYRLPLMHYLCSPECSSPCSSASQSSTSQSESDSEDEAIVAAHRMQKVLLG; encoded by the exons ATGGAGCCGCAGGAGGCGGCCGGGGCTGCGGGCGGCGGCGCGGGGCTGCTGGAGCTGCCGCGGCGCGGGACGGGTGAGGCGGGCGCGGTGGCGGCCGAGCTGGAGGCGCGGCGCAGCGGCGAGACGCGGCGGCTGGTGCTGTCACGGCGGCTGTCGGGCCCGCTGCCGCCGGGGCTGGCGCGCTGGTTCCCGGCGCTGGAGGTGCTGGACGTGAGCGGCACCGGGCTGGCGGCGCTGGGGGCCGAGCTGCTGGAGCTGCCGCGGCTCCGCACCCTGCTGGCCAAGAACAACCGGCTGGGCGGGCCCGGCGCGCTgcccaaggggctggggcaggccccGCTCGCCCGCTCCCTGCGCGTCCTCAACCTCAGCGGCAACCGCTTCGCCGAGCTGCCCGCCGCGCTGCTGGGCCTGCGGGGGCTGCAGAGCCTCAGCCTGGGCGGCAACCGGCTACACAGCATCCCGCCCGAGATCCAGGCCCTCAACAG TTTAGAGTTTTTGTACCTTGGAGGGAATTTCATTACTTCTATCCCACCTGAGTTAGCAAACCTGCCTTCTCTAAGTTACCTAGTGCTGTCTGACAACAAGATCCAGAGTATTCCTCCTCAGCTGGCACA GTTGCATTCCCTACGTTCCcttagccttcacaacaaccTACTGACATACCTCCCCCGGGAGATCCTCAACCTGGTTCACCTGGAAGAGCTGAGTTTGCGAGGGAACCCACTGGTTGTTCGCTTTGTCCGTGATCTGACTTACAATCCCCCAAGTCTCCTGGAACTAGCTGGACGCACCATGAAAACCCGCAACATTCCCTATGCTCCCAGTGATCTCCCAGGGAATCTTGTCAGATATTTGAGCCTGGCCAGCAACTGCCCCAATCCTAAGTGTGGAG GTGTCTACTTCGACAGCTGTGTCCGACAAATCAAGTTTGTTGACTTCTGTGGGAAGTACCGCCTGCCGCTGATGCACTATCTGTGCTCCCCAGAatgctcctccccctgcagctccgcctcTCAGAGCTCCACTTCCCAAAGCGAGTCTGACTCAGAGGATGAAGCCATTGTTGCTGCACACAGGATGCAGAAAGTTCTTCTTGGATAA